In the Nothobranchius furzeri strain GRZ-AD chromosome 15, NfurGRZ-RIMD1, whole genome shotgun sequence genome, one interval contains:
- the LOC107391381 gene encoding uncharacterized protein: MAGSKGSCWCDVFGAGCTILFVTAFPVVQITLGAVYLYECPVAPVLPVYVMVFGTSALLMTAMLAMPRLLCPGAPRPTFWTLLLVTLLLLFFIWFLVGSYQIYSIYPPNYDKNNITDSNSSISGIHSSSDTKLNLASKSPRLLRLNQTQTSGWTSALSSTSPSGELSDLQHCNRTLYLFAFWTNTLFCVMAGAAALVMSCLYCFMKCTDVFVQHLST; this comes from the exons ATGGCCGGGTCAAAGGGAAGCTGTTGGTGTGATGTTTTTGGTGCAG GATGCACCATCCTCTTTGTGACGGCGTTCCCGGTTGTCCAGATCACGCTGG GAGCGGTTTACCTGTATGAGTGTCCAGTAGCACCAGTCCTCCCAGTGTATGTGATGGTGTTTGGAACCAGTGCTCTGCTGATGACGGCCATGTTGGCGATGCCGAGGCTCCTCTGTCCAGGAGCACCACGCCCCACCTTCTGGACCCTGCTGCTCGTCACGCTGCTCCTCTTGTTCTTCATCTGGTTCCTCGTTG GCAGCTACCAGATTTATTCCATATATCCACCCAACTACGACAAGAACAACATCACCGATTCCAACAGCTCCATCAGCGGGATCCACTCTTCTTCGGACACCAAACTCAACCTTGCCTCGAAGAGCCCGAGGCTTCTGAGGCTGAACCAAACCCAGACCAGCGGCTGGACTTCAGCGCTCAGCAGCACGAGCCCCAGCGGCGAGCTGTCAGACCTCCAGCACTGCAACAGAACTTTGTACCTGTTTGCTTTCTGGACCAACACGCTCTTCTGTGTGATGGCAGGAGCCGCCGCGCTGGTGATGAGCTGCTTGTACTGTTTCATGAAATGCACGGATGTCTTCGTGCAGCATCTCTCCACCTGA